Proteins encoded within one genomic window of Flavobacterium oreochromis:
- the asnB gene encoding asparagine synthase B codes for MCGIVCAFDLKQKSETLRSQVLEMAKIIRHRGPDWSGIFSNDKAILAHERLAIVDPASGKQPLFSPNGNLVLAANGEIYNHRELRKQFEGKYDFKTQSDCEVILALYQEKGSSFVDEMNGIFGFALYDVENDAYFIARDHVGIIPLYIGWDKHGTFYVASELKALEGYCSKIELFPPGHYLHSSDGQLVKWYDREWTEYDAVKENETSIQAIREALEAAVHRQLMSDVPYGVLLSGGLDSSITSAIAKKFASRRIESDDTSEAWYPQLHSFAVGLEGSPDLAAAQKVADHLGTIHHEIKFTIQEGLDAIRDVIYNLETYDVTTVRASTPMYLMARVIKSMGIKMVLSGEGSDELFGGYLYFHKAPNAKEFHEETVRKLSKLHMYDCLRANKSLAAWGIEGRVPFLDKEFMDVAMRINPQDKMINGERMEKWVLRKAFEDMLPESVAWRQKEQFSDGVGYSWIDTLKEIVNKEVSDEQLANAKFRFPIQTPMNKEEYYYRTIFSEHYPSDTAALCVPQEASVACSTKIALEWDEAFKKLNDPSGRAVAAVHDDAYEK; via the coding sequence ATGTGTGGAATTGTATGTGCCTTCGATTTAAAGCAAAAATCTGAAACTTTAAGATCTCAAGTATTAGAAATGGCTAAAATTATCCGTCATCGCGGACCTGATTGGAGCGGAATCTTTTCTAATGATAAGGCTATTTTAGCTCATGAACGTTTAGCTATTGTAGATCCAGCTTCAGGGAAACAACCTTTATTTAGTCCAAATGGAAATTTAGTTTTAGCGGCTAATGGAGAAATATACAATCATAGAGAATTACGTAAGCAATTTGAAGGTAAATATGATTTTAAAACACAAAGTGATTGTGAAGTTATCTTAGCTTTATATCAAGAGAAAGGATCTTCATTTGTAGATGAAATGAATGGAATTTTCGGTTTTGCTTTATATGATGTTGAGAATGATGCTTATTTTATTGCTCGCGATCATGTTGGGATTATTCCTTTATACATAGGTTGGGATAAACATGGTACTTTTTATGTGGCTTCTGAGCTAAAAGCATTAGAAGGCTATTGTTCAAAAATTGAATTATTTCCTCCAGGACATTATTTACATAGCAGTGATGGTCAACTCGTAAAATGGTACGATAGAGAATGGACAGAATATGATGCAGTAAAAGAAAATGAAACCAGTATTCAGGCTATACGAGAAGCTTTAGAGGCGGCTGTTCACCGTCAATTAATGAGTGATGTTCCTTATGGGGTATTACTTTCAGGCGGATTGGATTCTTCAATTACGTCGGCTATTGCTAAAAAGTTTGCTAGTCGTCGTATTGAATCAGATGATACATCAGAAGCTTGGTATCCACAATTGCATTCATTTGCTGTAGGTTTAGAAGGCTCTCCAGATTTGGCAGCAGCACAAAAGGTAGCAGATCATTTAGGAACGATTCATCATGAGATAAAATTTACGATTCAAGAAGGGTTAGATGCTATTCGAGATGTAATTTATAACTTAGAAACTTATGATGTAACAACGGTTAGAGCTAGTACCCCTATGTATCTTATGGCTCGTGTTATTAAATCAATGGGGATTAAAATGGTATTGTCAGGAGAAGGTTCTGATGAATTGTTTGGAGGTTATTTATATTTCCATAAAGCGCCTAATGCCAAAGAATTCCATGAAGAAACGGTTCGAAAGTTAAGTAAACTACACATGTACGATTGTTTAAGAGCCAATAAAAGTTTGGCAGCTTGGGGCATTGAAGGGCGTGTACCGTTCTTGGATAAAGAATTTATGGATGTAGCCATGCGAATTAACCCACAAGATAAAATGATTAATGGAGAGCGCATGGAAAAATGGGTTTTACGTAAAGCTTTTGAAGATATGTTGCCAGAAAGTGTAGCTTGGAGACAAAAAGAACAATTTAGCGATGGTGTAGGTTATAGCTGGATTGATACCTTGAAAGAAATCGTAAATAAAGAGGTTTCAGATGAGCAATTGGCTAATGCTAAGTTTAGATTTCCTATTCAAACACCAATGAACAAAGAAGAATATTACTATCGCACTATTTTCAGCGAGCATTATCCAAGCGATACAGCGGCATTATGCGTACCGCAAGAAGCAAGTGTAGCTTGTAGTACAAAAATAGCTTTAGAATGGGATGAAGCTTTCAAAAAACTGAATGATCCATCTGGTAGAGCGGTAGCTGCTGTACATGATGATGCGTATGAAAAATAA